One Candidatus Taylorbacteria bacterium genomic window, GCCCGTTTTGAGGCAGATTAAAAAAAGATTTCAGAAAGAAAAACCGTTAAAGGGCGTGCGTGTCGCGGCGTGTCTTCATGTGACTTCGGAGACGGCGAACCTGATGATAGCTCTTAAGGCCGGCGGAGCGGAGGTTACGCTCTGCGCTTCAAATCCCCTTTCAACGCAGGATGATGTTGCGGCCTCGCTTGTTCATCACGAGAAAATTTCTGTTTTTGCCACTCACGGCGAGAACAACGAAACCTATTTTAAGCACGTGAATTCCGCGCTCGACCTCGTGCCCCACATCACCATGGATGACGGAGCGGACCTTGTGAGCGAACTTCATAAAGGCAGGCGCGAACTTATAAAGAATATGAAGGGAGGCACGGAAGAAACGACGACCGGAGTCATCCGCCTTCGGGCTCTTGCCAAAGAAGGCAAACTTGCGTTTCCTGTTCTTGCCGTGAATGACGCAAAAACGAAGCACATGTTTGACAATCGCTACGGCACAGGCCAAAGCACAATTGACGGCATCATACGGGCAACGAATCGCCTTATCGCGGGGTCTACGTTTGTTGTTGCGGGGTATGGATGGTGCGGAAAAGGGGTGGCAATGCGAGCCCGCGGACTCGGAGCAAGTGTCATCGTGACGGAAATAGACGGAGTGAAAGCGCTTGAGGCGCACATGGAGGGCTTTCGAGTGATGCCAATTCGAGAGGCGGCAAAGGAGGCGGATTTTATCGTCACTTTGACGGGGGATATCGATGTGGTA contains:
- the ahcY gene encoding adenosylhomocysteinase translates to MKYDIKDIGLAEEGKRRIDWAERDMPVLRQIKKRFQKEKPLKGVRVAACLHVTSETANLMIALKAGGAEVTLCASNPLSTQDDVAASLVHHEKISVFATHGENNETYFKHVNSALDLVPHITMDDGADLVSELHKGRRELIKNMKGGTEETTTGVIRLRALAKEGKLAFPVLAVNDAKTKHMFDNRYGTGQSTIDGIIRATNRLIAGSTFVVAGYGWCGKGVAMRARGLGASVIVTEIDGVKALEAHMEGFRVMPIREAAKEADFIVTLTGDIDVVNGEVFKVIKDGCVVANSGHFNNEINIKDLEKLTRKKTVLKPNVVEYVLSDGRRVYLLSEGRLVNLASAEGHPASVMDMSFANQALGAEYILKNADKLAKNVHVIPRDVDDKIAGLKLEALGVKIDALTAKQKKYLESWEEGTE